Genomic DNA from Clostridium sp. BJN0013:
TAAAAATATATTGGAGGCAAAGTTAAATGGCAAAGTGCATAATTTGATAGTTCTAGCAGAAGGTATAGGGGGAGCCGAGGCCTTGGCAAAAAAAATACAGTATGTTACTGGAATAGAGGCAAGAGCTACGAAATTAGGACATATTCAACGTGGAGGCAGTCCTACCTGCAGGGATAGAATATTGGCTTCAAGATTTGGATATAGGGCTGTTGAACTATTAGAAGAGGGAAAAACTTCAAGAGTTATTGGCATTAAAGAGGGAAAAGTTATTGATTTGGATATAGATGAAGCCTTAAGTATGCCAAGAAGATTTGATGAAAAACTATATGAAATAGCAGAAGCATTAGCATGATAATGGGGAAAATAAATTTTGTATAAGGAGAGTATGGGAATTATGCAAAAAACTAAAATGATTTTTACAATCGGACCTACCAGTGATTCAGAAGAAGTTTTATCAAAACTTATTGAAGCTGGCATGAATGTAACCAGACATAATTTTTCTCATGGTGACTATTCAAGTCATGAGAAGAGAATAAATACAGTAAAGAGACTTAGAAAAAAATATGATAAATCTATAGCAATTATGTTGGATACCAAAGGACCTGAAATAAGAACGGGAAATTTTGAAGGTGGTAAAGTTCAGTTAAAAGAGGGAGATAAGTTTACTATTTACTGTGGAGATAATATTATGGGGGATAACACTAAATGTTCCATAACTTATGATGGGTTAAGTAATGACTTGAAAAAGGGAGATAGTATATTAATTGATGATGGATTAGTTGCTCTGGAAGTAGATAGTATTGAAAATAACAAAATATGCTGCATAGTTAAAAATAGTGGAATAATCAGTAATCATAAAGGGGTAAATGTACCGGGAGTTTCTACTTCACTGCCAGCATTAACAGAAAAGGATAAAGAGGATTTGATATTTGGATGCAAAGTTGGCGTAGATATGATAGCGGCATCTTTTATAAGAAAAGCTTCTGATATACTTACCATAAGAAAAGTACTAGAGGCAAATGGAGGACAAGACATACAGATATTTTCTAAGATCGAAAATCAGGAAGGTGTTGACAATATAGACGAAATAATAAAATTTTCTGATGGAATAATGGTAGCAAGAGGAGATATGGGAGTGGAAATTCTCATAGAACAGGTACCTTTAATACAAAAAACTATAATACAAAAGTGTAATAAAGCAGGTAAACCTGTTATAACTGCGACTCAGATGCTTGATTCTATGATAAGGAATCCAAGACCTACTAGGGCTGAAGCATCAGATATAGCCAATGCCATATTTGATGGGACAGATGCCATAATGTTAAGCGGTGAAACTGCCAATGGAAAATACCCTGTAGAAGCAGCACAGACTATGGCAAGAATAGCCCGTGCTGCAGAAGAGAAAATTGACTATGATTCCCTATTGAAAAAAAGAAGGGAAATTCATATACAAAATGTACCAAATGCCATAAGCCTTGCTACCTGCAGCACTGCTTCGGAATTGAAAGCTTCTGCCATAATAACTGCCACCCAGAGTGGGCATACAGCCAGAATGGTTTCAAAGTATAGACCACAATGTCATATTATAGCTGTAACTCCAAGTGATAAAGTGGCAAGAAGGCTTGCATTAAATTGGGGAGTATTTCCCATACTTACTAAAAAGGTGGATTCTACGGATGAATTAATAGAAGATTCAGTTAAGATAGCATTAAAAAGTGGCTATGTTAAAAAAGGAGATCTGGTAATTATAGCAGCAGGTATACCTGTTAGTTATTCTGGTACTACTAATATGTTAAAGGTTCATATAGTTGGAGATATATTAGTTCAAGGGAGAGGGGCAGGAGTTAGACCGAGTTATGGAAATGCTAAAATAGTTTATAATCCTAAGGATGCCCAGGAAATAATAGAAGATGGGGATATTTTAGTAGTTAAAGATTTAGATATAGAATATATGGATGTATTAGATAGAGTTTCAGGAATTGTAGCGGAAAATGGAGGATTAACGTCCCATCTTGCTATTGAATGTCTCACAAGAGAAATACCTATTATCTGCGGAGCTGGAGGGGCTACTGAAGTATTAAAGACAGGTACATTTATAACTATGGATATTATCAGAGGAATAGTATATAATGGTAGAGCTAATATAATGTAAAAAAATGTTCATTAAAAATTTACATAAATTTATTGTATATTACAGAAATATATGGTTAAAATTATATGATGGGAAATTAAGAGACAACTGATTCCATATTTAAGCACCTTTACAGGTGCAATTTTTTTGTATTATAATAATATGTCTTATCAATAAGATTTTCATTTGAGACAATTAGAACTAGTACTCCCATCTTCTTCAGAGTGGAAAATAAGTGCTGCTGTGTGTATAGATAAGTTCTTCCCCTAAAGGATAACGTATTCTAAGTGCTAAAGACACTAAGAATACTGTTAATAAGGTTTAGATAGAGAAGAGCATTCCTCATGGGCAAACTTTACTTGAACCTAAGAATCATTTGATCAAATATTAAAGGAATTTGTTTTAGTAGGTGAATATATGGTGAATGAAATAGAAAAAAACAAAGAATATGTATTAAATATAGATGGGATGGGATATCAAGGTGAAGGAGTAGGAAAAATAGGCGGCTTTACAATTTTTGTACCTGGAACTATCGAAGGAGAAAAAGTCAGAGTAAAAGCTATAAAAGTAAATAAAAATTTTGCTTTTGGCAAATTAATGGAGGTGATTGAACCTTCCAAATATAGAGTGACTCCTATCTGCGGCATATATAAAAAATGTGGCGGATGTCAGCTTCAACATATATCCTATAATGGACAACTATCTTTTAAGGAAAATAGAGTTAAGGATTGTTTAGAGAGAATAGGTAAACTTCAAGTAAGTTACGGAGAACAAAATATTAATCAACATGGAACTGTTACAAAATTATATCATACCATAGGTATGGAAAATCCTTATAGGTACAGAAATAAAGTACAATTACCGGTAGGCAGATTAAGTGGTGGTATAACTATAGGATTTTATGCAAAGAAAAGTCATGAGATAATCAATATGACCAGTTGTTTCATACAGAGTAAAATTTCTGATCAAATAGTTAAACTAATTAGACAATGGCTTGAAAAATATAATATTGAGCCCTATAATGAAAAAAATGGTAAGGGAATTGTAAGACATATAATGATAAGAGAAGCTTTCACTACAGGTGAAATTATGGTTGTAATAGTAACAGCTGTGGATCATTTACCTTATAAGAAAGAATTTATAGAAATAATAACTAAAAATGTACCTGGCATAAAAAGCATAGTACAAAATATAAATAGTGATAGAACTAATGTAATAATGGGAAAAGAGTGTATAA
This window encodes:
- the rlmD gene encoding 23S rRNA (uracil(1939)-C(5))-methyltransferase RlmD, with translation MVNEIEKNKEYVLNIDGMGYQGEGVGKIGGFTIFVPGTIEGEKVRVKAIKVNKNFAFGKLMEVIEPSKYRVTPICGIYKKCGGCQLQHISYNGQLSFKENRVKDCLERIGKLQVSYGEQNINQHGTVTKLYHTIGMENPYRYRNKVQLPVGRLSGGITIGFYAKKSHEIINMTSCFIQSKISDQIVKLIRQWLEKYNIEPYNEKNGKGIVRHIMIREAFTTGEIMVVIVTAVDHLPYKKEFIEIITKNVPGIKSIVQNINSDRTNVIMGKECITLWGRDTINDYIGKFKFSISPLSFFQVNPVQTEILYNKVLEYAELTGSEVVFDAYCGTGTISLFLSQKAKKVYGVEIIPQAIENANINARENGIDNVEFITGESEKVIPELIEKRVRADVVVVDPPRKGCDEILLYSIAHMNPRTIVYVSCDPATLARDLAILKNFGYTAEKVQPVDMFSQTSHVETIVSLRRKHT
- the pyk gene encoding pyruvate kinase, giving the protein MQKTKMIFTIGPTSDSEEVLSKLIEAGMNVTRHNFSHGDYSSHEKRINTVKRLRKKYDKSIAIMLDTKGPEIRTGNFEGGKVQLKEGDKFTIYCGDNIMGDNTKCSITYDGLSNDLKKGDSILIDDGLVALEVDSIENNKICCIVKNSGIISNHKGVNVPGVSTSLPALTEKDKEDLIFGCKVGVDMIAASFIRKASDILTIRKVLEANGGQDIQIFSKIENQEGVDNIDEIIKFSDGIMVARGDMGVEILIEQVPLIQKTIIQKCNKAGKPVITATQMLDSMIRNPRPTRAEASDIANAIFDGTDAIMLSGETANGKYPVEAAQTMARIARAAEEKIDYDSLLKKRREIHIQNVPNAISLATCSTASELKASAIITATQSGHTARMVSKYRPQCHIIAVTPSDKVARRLALNWGVFPILTKKVDSTDELIEDSVKIALKSGYVKKGDLVIIAAGIPVSYSGTTNMLKVHIVGDILVQGRGAGVRPSYGNAKIVYNPKDAQEIIEDGDILVVKDLDIEYMDVLDRVSGIVAENGGLTSHLAIECLTREIPIICGAGGATEVLKTGTFITMDIIRGIVYNGRANIM